The Parashewanella tropica genome window below encodes:
- the murE gene encoding UDP-N-acetylmuramoyl-L-alanyl-D-glutamate--2,6-diaminopimelate ligase — MQIKDLLAPWFHYSGEEAFNNLTIDSRQISAGDVFVAIPGHQVDGRDFIQPAFAQGAVAAIVHTDESEQHGVHITTESGPIIYFSHLSGQLSALAFQRYPVEKSKMKIVGVTGTNGKTTVTQLIAQLVVSLGGKAGVMGTVGNGVWGQLTESENTTSDAITTLKQLHEFQLKGVELCAMEVSSHGLAQHRIDAVPFSSALMNNLTRDHLDYHGDMSNYAAAKRRLFQFPELEHRLLNLDDEVALNWHTEAEFADSVGFSIQPQVNASYQVKDVEYHNAGLTAKLVCPHGQGTISSPLLAEFNLSNLLAALAVLLEEGYPFEALLAQVSKLEPAKGRMECFDHQGVTVVVDYAHTPDALEQALHALTRHCQGKLWCVFGCGGDRDRGKRPQMAQTAECYAQQIVITNDNPRSEEPMSIIEDIVTGLTQPQIAHIEPDRQTAIKFALSHAQVGDIVMLAGKGHETYQEIQGIKHSYDERALVRALVGVPA; from the coding sequence ATGCAAATTAAAGATCTGCTTGCTCCTTGGTTCCATTATTCAGGAGAGGAAGCCTTTAATAACTTGACGATAGATAGTCGTCAGATCAGTGCCGGTGATGTTTTTGTTGCCATTCCTGGTCATCAGGTGGATGGAAGAGATTTCATACAGCCTGCTTTTGCTCAAGGTGCTGTTGCAGCGATAGTCCATACTGATGAGTCTGAGCAGCATGGTGTTCACATCACCACTGAATCAGGACCAATCATTTATTTTTCTCATTTATCAGGGCAATTGTCAGCCTTAGCGTTTCAGCGCTACCCTGTTGAGAAAAGTAAAATGAAGATTGTTGGTGTCACGGGTACCAATGGTAAAACAACCGTGACTCAGTTGATTGCTCAATTGGTGGTGAGTTTAGGTGGTAAAGCCGGAGTAATGGGCACGGTTGGAAATGGCGTTTGGGGACAATTAACAGAGAGTGAAAATACCACTTCCGATGCGATTACGACTCTCAAACAACTGCATGAATTTCAACTGAAAGGTGTAGAGCTTTGTGCCATGGAAGTTTCAAGCCATGGCTTAGCACAGCACCGCATCGATGCCGTCCCTTTCAGTAGTGCGTTAATGAATAATTTAACTCGTGATCACTTAGATTATCATGGTGATATGAGTAATTACGCGGCCGCGAAGCGCCGTTTGTTTCAGTTTCCTGAGTTAGAGCATCGTTTACTGAATCTGGATGATGAGGTGGCGTTGAATTGGCATACCGAAGCTGAATTTGCTGACAGTGTCGGTTTTAGTATTCAACCCCAAGTGAATGCTAGCTATCAAGTGAAAGATGTTGAGTACCATAATGCTGGATTGACCGCTAAGTTAGTATGTCCACATGGTCAAGGTACGATTAGCTCTCCTTTGCTCGCTGAATTTAATTTATCTAATTTGCTGGCGGCTCTCGCAGTATTATTAGAGGAAGGTTATCCGTTCGAGGCATTATTAGCGCAAGTGTCCAAACTTGAACCCGCTAAGGGAAGAATGGAGTGTTTTGATCACCAAGGTGTTACCGTGGTCGTTGATTATGCTCATACCCCAGATGCCTTGGAGCAAGCGTTACATGCTCTCACTCGACATTGCCAAGGGAAACTTTGGTGCGTATTTGGTTGCGGTGGTGATAGAGACAGAGGTAAGCGTCCACAAATGGCTCAGACCGCTGAGTGTTATGCGCAACAAATTGTGATCACCAATGATAATCCACGTAGCGAAGAGCCGATGTCCATTATCGAAGATATCGTAACAGGGCTAACACAACCCCAAATTGCCCATATTGAACCTGACAGACAAACTGCCATAAAGTTTGCTTTGTCCCATGCACAAGTCGGCGATATTGTGATGCTTGCGGGTAAAGGGCATGAAACCTATCAAGAAATCCAAGGAATAAAGCATAGTTATGATGAACGTGCGTTGGTTCGAGCATTAGTCGGAGTTCCAGCATGA